ATGGACAACATAAATTTACAAACCAAAAAGATTTTTCTCTATGCTCGTAAATCCACGGACGAGCCAGAGCGACAAGTGCTTTCCATTGAGGCGCAAATGTTTGAATTGCGAGAATTTGCCAAAAAAGAAGGATTGAACATCGCCCGCGAATTTGTGGAAAGCAAAACCGCCAAAGAGCCGGGCAGAGAGATTTTTAATGAAATGGTGGCAAGCATAGAGAAAAATGAAGCCGAGGGAATTTTAGCGTGGCACCCC
This genomic stretch from Candidatus Paceibacterota bacterium harbors:
- a CDS encoding recombinase family protein, producing MDNINLQTKKIFLYARKSTDEPERQVLSIEAQMFELREFAKKEGLNIAREFVESKTAKEPGREIFNEMVASIEKNEAEGILAWHP